A window from Prosthecochloris marina encodes these proteins:
- a CDS encoding efflux RND transporter periplasmic adaptor subunit, translating to MSFCKRHTWQKKKRLWGFLVVVAVCGFLVVVALSSKPPEKSAAGKADTKERGMPVSVERIEPGTYSAVITVFGEVVPLCEATVKTQVEGQIVFFSEKLYAGSTVTRGELLLQVEKSNYDMAVAEAKNRLAVAKVNLLTAQGEAREAKKNWQRSGIKGEPASPLVFREPQLKAARAELDAARSALVHAERLLADTEIRAPFDAVVMQRNVNPGESLFAGDEVATLFGMETVEVSVRLNPDQWALLPESIFGTEVVLKDSYQHAEWRAEVVRDSRRLVRESRMRTIFMQVNKPFEQRSPLLPGAFVRVELTGKDIPDLLRIPEASLTKEGFVWFVDKDNRLQARKPEPVFYGQGEIYVSVPKNMEGPLRVVVSPNSSFVSGLAVRPI from the coding sequence ATGTCTTTTTGTAAACGGCATACATGGCAAAAAAAGAAACGGTTATGGGGATTTCTGGTGGTGGTGGCGGTGTGTGGTTTTCTTGTCGTTGTTGCGCTGTCATCGAAACCTCCGGAAAAAAGCGCTGCCGGGAAAGCTGATACGAAGGAAAGGGGAATGCCTGTCTCTGTCGAGCGAATTGAGCCGGGCACTTATTCGGCTGTTATTACCGTGTTTGGGGAGGTTGTCCCGTTATGCGAAGCTACTGTCAAGACGCAGGTTGAAGGACAGATTGTCTTTTTTTCGGAAAAGCTGTATGCAGGGAGCACTGTAACACGAGGTGAATTGCTCTTACAAGTTGAAAAGAGCAATTATGATATGGCTGTTGCCGAAGCGAAAAATCGTCTGGCAGTGGCTAAGGTCAATTTGTTGACGGCACAAGGAGAGGCCCGAGAGGCAAAAAAGAATTGGCAGAGATCGGGAATAAAGGGTGAACCCGCTTCTCCGCTGGTATTTCGTGAACCGCAACTGAAGGCTGCGCGAGCTGAGCTGGATGCAGCCCGTTCAGCACTTGTGCATGCTGAAAGGTTGCTTGCAGATACGGAAATTCGTGCTCCGTTTGATGCTGTCGTTATGCAGCGAAACGTTAATCCCGGGGAATCGTTGTTCGCCGGTGATGAAGTGGCTACGTTGTTCGGCATGGAAACTGTTGAGGTGTCGGTTCGGCTCAATCCTGACCAATGGGCTCTTTTGCCGGAATCGATATTCGGTACCGAGGTCGTATTGAAAGATTCTTATCAGCATGCAGAATGGAGGGCTGAAGTTGTGCGTGACAGTCGCCGTCTGGTTCGTGAATCACGCATGCGGACGATTTTTATGCAGGTGAACAAGCCTTTTGAGCAACGATCACCTCTGTTGCCCGGAGCGTTCGTTCGGGTTGAATTGACCGGAAAGGATATACCTGATTTATTACGCATTCCCGAAGCATCACTGACCAAAGAAGGATTTGTATGGTTCGTGGATAAAGATAACAGGCTGCAGGCTCGAAAACCTGAGCCGGTGTTTTACGGGCAAGGGGAGATATATGTCTCTGTTCCGAAAAACATGGAAGGGCCTCTGAGGGTAGTTGTATCACCAAACTCGAGTTTTGTCAGTGGTTTGGCTGTCCGGCCGATCTAA